The Alnus glutinosa chromosome 1, dhAlnGlut1.1, whole genome shotgun sequence region CTTGGAATTCGATGGTTGCAGGGTATATTCGTAATGGGATGATGTACGAAGCGGTACAAGTATTTGATGGGACGCCATTGAAAGATGTTATTTCGTGGAACTTGGTCTTAGGGGGGCTCGTGAATTGCGGAAATTTGGATTTGGCGGAAGAGTATTTCAGACGAATGAGTGCTCGGAATATTGTGTCTTGGACTATAATGATTTCGGGGCTTGCTAGTGCAGGACGGATTGTTGAAGCTCGTGAGCTCTTTGAAAACATGCCTATGAGGGATGTTCGACCTTGGAATGCAATGATGGTTGGTTATATTGAAAATGGCCATATTGAAATTGCAGAAGATCTGTTTCAAAAAATGCCCGAACGGGATTTTCAGTCTTGTAATGAATTGGTAAGTGGGTTGGTGAGAAGTGAAAGAGTTAATGATGCTATAAGGCTTTTCATGGAGATGCCACAGAAATGTCAAAAAACGTGGAACTCTATCCTTTTGGAACTAATAAGAAATCGGCTCAGCAAAGAAGCTCATGCATTTCTTGAGAAATTTCCATACAGTGATGTTGTGTCATGGACAAATTTAATTGTTGGTTATTTCAGATTAGGTGAGGTTGGGAGTGCAATTAAGATTTTTGAATGGATGCCAACCCGAGATGCAACCCTTTGGAATGCCACAATATTTGGATTAGGAGAAAATGGTCAAGGTGAGGAAGGTTTAAAGCTTTTTATTAGAATGAAAGAATCAGGTCCATCCTTGGACAAAGCTACATTCACTAGTGTTTTGACAATATGTTCAGACTTGCCAACCTTACTCTTTGGAAAACAAGCTCATGCAGAGGTAATAAAAGCTGGTTTTAATAGTTTCATCGCAGTTTCCAATGCACTACTCACCATGTACGCAAGATGTGGAAACATGCAttctgctatgatggaattttATTCCATGTCAAGCCATGATATCATTTCTTGGAATTCTATAATCTGTGGTTTTGCACACCATGGAAATGGTGAAAAGGCCATACAGATGTTTGAAAGAATGAGATTAAGTGATGTTATGCCCAATCATATAACCTTTGTTGGTGTTCTATCTGCTTGTAGCCATGCGGGGCTGGTAGACCAAGGTAGATACTACTTCAATCTCATGAAATCCAAATGTTGTCTTCAGCCTACAAGTGAGCATTTTACGTGTGTTGTGGATTTGTTGGGGAGAGCCGGACTCATAGATGAGGCAATGATTTTTTTAGATCAAATGAGAGCAGATGGAATTGAAGTTCCTGCAAGTGTTTGGGGAGCTTTGTTAGGAGCCTGTAGAATCTACAAGAATATTGAGGTGGGAAAGATTGCTGGCGAGAGGATTTTGGAAGTAGAACCTTGCAACTCTGGTGTGTATTTGATCTTGGTTGAATTGTTTCTGAGTTGGGGTAGGAAACATGATGCCGAAAAAATTAGAGCTAGGATGAAAGAGAAGGGAGTCAAGAAGCAACCAGGTTGTAGTTGGATTGAGGTAAACAACTGTGTGCATATATTTCTTTCGGGAGATGGTTCGCACCCGGAGTTAGGTAGAATGTGTTGTGTTTTAGACTTGATACACATGGAGATGGAGATTAAATCATAAAATCAAATGCTGCTTCATTTAAGCAGATACAAGTTCCATTTGATGGACATTACaggtgagattttttttgctcaCGATTTATGTACTAAATTGTTCGGAGCCACTGGTTTAGAAATGAGGAACGTGTGGATACAAGTTGATAGGATAATGAGGACTTGAAAATTAGGCCAGTCCGAGGATACGTCGAGGGAGTAAAATACTCCCACCCCAGTAGAAGTACTGGGAAATTTGGGTCGATCTACTCATCTTGATAGATCGAAATACAGATGGAAATCGTATAACCATGCTGTTTTTTAACCAGTCAAAGATCTACACAATACGTGCTTTGCAGTAAGCCTACAAAGCAGAAATGGAAGTCTGTCTAGTCATGTTCAAGGAGATGTCGATTCTTGGAATTCTAGGATATAGTAAGAAGGATATCGTGTAAGAAGAGGAGAGGAGTGAAACATGATTGCCTACAATTCAACAGAAGAGATTGGAGAAAAAAGATTTTTCATTACCCTTGTATTATCGGATAAGATTTAATTTAAGTGGTGTTCAATTCTATAGTGCATTTGTGCTTACAAGTTTGTCGGAATCGctcttcaaataattaaaaaatgcataGTCCGCAAACCCTAATATTATCCTGCGAGAGAGCCCTTATTATTTCATATTGGAAGGTAGATGATacttctatatataatatattttatgttcCCATCCGCAGTAAATTAAACAAGAGCAGTTTCACGTGGACGGTAGTAGATCACATTTTCAAGACCTATATGAACAGATTAATCGGTATCGATACTAACTTCGTGTGAAATTTAACACAGTATACGACCATATACAGTAATATTAATTTGGTAAGCATAACAACTTCTTGGCACCTAAAAAATGCAAAGACGCGGTTATATGTCAGAATCACTAGAATGAAAGATAAagggaaaagggaaaagaaaaagaaattaaaggaagaaagaaagagtagaTGTAAAAGTTTGCCTCTTTATGTGGACCCACTGGCAAATAATCTCACACTAAAGTTCTCACAGAGCTGGATTTCTTAGTTCTAAGGTAGCTTTTCTGACTTGGAGCTGCTGTTGCCAACCCTTTATTTCCTCTAATATCGCTCTTACTATCATCAGCATCCTTGGAATACCTTGTGTTGATAGGACTTTCAGTGATTTTGCTTGAGATAACCTTACACCGCACATGCCTGCTTTGAACCAAGTTATGATTCTTCAAAGCTGAAGGTTGTTTCACCTTCATCCTATTTTTATTCCCAATCACCGCATCATTATCTGAATACAAAATTACCAAATGCCAAGAATCAGAAGGCCTTTCTAATAAGTGAATGGATCATAGATGAGGTTGAGTTGTGTCTCTGCGTGTGGATGTTGATGGTGATGCTGCAGTTTCAACTAGTACATTCTAGACTCAGTTTCTTTAAGGTAATTCCCTCTCTACCTTATACATACTGATTGCATTTTATCccccaaaaaaagtaaaatggtTTGATTCTTCTCTACCTAGCCAAAGATCCTGGGAAGAATCTTTGGCTAGCCAAAGATTATTCCCAATCACCACTGCATGGAGTTCATTGGTGATGAAACAAACCAATTGGCTTGTACTAGTGAAGTCTCCTTCAAAGGTCTCTATCTTTGCAGTTAAAATGAGAAAACTTTAATATTGTTAGATGTCGCTATGCTATAAGCCTATATCTATTCAAGTAGTAGTTTGAATTATTTTCGAAGTCATgctatatcaattaaatgaaacatGGATAATTATTGTGTGCTGCAAACGCAGAAGAAATTTTCTAAATTTGATTCTGGATGATTTTAGAAGTTATTATGAAGATAATAACAATCTTCTTGTGCGGCAAACACAAAGTTGTTTAGAATTTGTTAAAAGCATTACCCCAAGATACCAACTCTAAAAATTGTATGAATAATAGCAAAATTATCATTATGCCAACTGCAAGAAACAATAACTTTTCCccgtcttttattttatttcttataggACGTTTGagtgttcgattttttgaaatctaaattcaactataatttactACGTGAATTCCGAgacaaaataaagttgaaaaagatatttgaaTGGTTTGACAtcctgagacaaaattagaaaaagttgaataaaatcttatttgtttttgaaaaattgcgaaTACCAATAAATACcaatagaatttgtttttgaaaaaaaaaatacccaaacatTAAAACATTCTCTAGAATTTCATttgggaatagttattcctatatGGCTTATAGGAAGTTCTTGAGCACAAACATCAGGGAATTAATCTTTAGATATATCCTAATTGCAAGAACTAAATTGAGatatataaataagaaaaaggaaaacataaagTTTAATGAAATAGTTAAGTGAAATTACCAGGACTAGACAAGACGGCACGTGGACGCAGGATTGAACTaactctaatatttattttatcatcctCTTCAAAAAAATTGTCGTTCTTCTCTGCTTCTGTTGATCAAGCAGATTAGGATGTCATAACTGCAAGATATCTCTATACAGAAATCTATAAGgagtaatttgttttttttccggAATCCATGAGGATGAAACCAAACCTTCAGATACAGAAATTGTTGGCATGATCAAACCTTCAGATACAGAAGTTGTCGACATAAGTACACTTGGTACATAAGATGCTGGAATTTTTGCAACATATGGTGGAGAAATGTCTTCATGATCCTTCACTGCACAAAAAGAGGAAAGTGGGGAATGGAAGAAGAGGTTAAGGATTATACAATATATGACCAATCAATTAATTTACAGGAAGTAAATATAGTAACCTTCACTATAGCAGTTAAAATTCttgtacaataataataatgatgttGTCGTAGTAATGTAGCACTTGGAAAAAATGAAGCATCTTTTAAAGTGTAAAATTGTTGGTTTCATGCTTGGATCAACCGCATAACTCTCAACAGTTAACAGATATCAGTAACATTTGAACCGTGGTTACTTTTCTTCCAACTTCTTAACAGGACAAGATATCATCAAGAAACGTGTTGAAGCTTTAAATCAGGAGCAAACTGGCCACGATGAATTGGCTGAATGACACAGGCATAGCCAGCTCAGTttacaaaaaatgattttcctcAAAATACGAATGATACTACAGTTATTGTTGAAGGACAGCAAGGTTGAGCTTTGTGGATTACATGTTTATGTTACTTCAGCCTTTTATTACATATCTATGTTTCActagaaatggagaggatcctatttcaCGATAGGTCAGTTGTCAACCAAATGTTCCTGATTGAACAACATATTTAGCTTCCTTTTGCAAGATCATTTCTTCCATGATTCCATCGAAATAGTGAAGCCCAAGACATGTTATAAACTTGATCATTGCAGTTCCATACAGTGAGAGCTAATACCCTTTACAATATGTAACGACCAACTCCACTGTAAAAGAATGCCTGAGCTCACAGATGTCAaatcactaaaaagaaaaaggagagaacTTGGaaatctcatcatcatcatgataCTGAACTTTCCTTCAGCATTCTATGTTGCTCGATTCACTAGTCACCAGCGGGGGCAAAACTACCCTTGGGGTTGGGGAACAGAAGTCccccaaaaattattaaaaacctctaaattttttaaaaattctcttaaatattatattttttatgagtttgatccccccaaaattaatttattacCCTTAAAGATCCTTATTTTATAGTTTCGTCCCCCTCATCTCAAATCCTGGTTACGCCCCTGCTTCACCAGGCATAATAACACATCCGGTCTTTCTTTTGACCAAGTCAATAAGTACTACTGAGACTGAGCAGACACTGATTTTTTCATTGGAAGCTGTTGAAGAGATTAATTgaacaagaaatgaaaaatccaTAACAGAAAAGACTAGAGCAACAGGCCCAATCAATTtatcaggaaaaaaagaaggtaaacaagataattcaaatttcatccaaataatcaattttcacataaatgatataaaatttaagacCCCCAAAAATCTCAATCAACCAATAATAGCACGGGTAGtttcacaaacaaacaaacaaaaccaagaaCTAAAATAGGATTAGGAATACAATCTCCCGGAGCAAGAAATACCCGGAAAACAAGAACCTCCATTCATTGGAAGCAAAGAAATTCCCTTGAGATCCTCTCGGTCGTCTTGTTCCCTCACCTTCACCTTTGGATACTCTTCAAGATTTTAAACAAAACGACAATACGTCAATACCCATTTCagtatacaaaatatataacaaaaccaagaaaaggaAAGCAACAACAAACGACCAaagctataaaaataaaaaacaaaacctaCTTGTTTTTTCCATTTCTGCTATTGCTGAGACTCGCAAGCTTTTCGGCTGGCTAAGAAAACTATGTTATGGAGGGAGAGTTTGTTCTTGGGCTGTGAAATGAAAAGCCAAAACACGGGAAACATGTGAGTGCGGCTGCTCGAAGAATAGAAACTGGCTGTGATTTTTGAACAACTTTTTCTGATTGTTTGACGACGGAGCGAAGATGACACGTGGGGGTGGTGGGGTCCACTCCGGGCACTTTTTGGCGACTCGTGATTTTGGAATCAGATACGCCTCGCCTCTGGCCCTACTGTCCCTCCCTCTGAAATGGGATTGTCAACGCTTGTGTTTGGTCCACTATTCTTTCAGTTGTGCGACTCTACTTTGACGGCGAGAAACAGTAAATCGGTCCCCAAAGTGTGGTAGGATTCACTGTCGACTGACCGGAGTCGGAGGAAACAATCGTTGAGGGGAGTTGAAGAAGGGGTGACTGTAAAGAATAGCACGCTATTGGAGTGACAGAATCAGAATTTTACTTAACCTGGTTAAACAAATGGCCAAATGCTTACCAAATGGTCAAACCGGCGGCCCAAACCACCCTAAATTGTCTCGGAGGTGGTTTGACTACCGTTTGGCTAGGAGTGGTCCTTCCGCTGGTTTGAGGCTCGGGAGTGCTTCGCTCACCCTCATTTTGACCGAAGGATGActcgaaacaaaaaaaatatttaatgtttttatcatttttaattaactttaatttttaaatttattacgaGGCATACAGTcatgtgtcaattttttattggtttcaCTTATATTTTCGTTAATTTTATGGATGAAAAACTATATGAGGACAAAtgtatttaactatttttttaaaaaaaaaaaggtaaatgtaTGATAAATTCATGAGTAAATGTGTGATTTGAcatcactcattttttttatttttaattttgaaaaataatagatttacaacatcacCACAACAATCGTACAACacccctcacatgggggtgaGGCCCAATGTTGTGGGGTCCATCCCcatgtgagggagtgttgtgcagttgttgtggtgaTGTTGTGTAGGAATTAAATCCCTTTAATTTTTACTGTTTGAGTTTTCGTAAATTTAAAATAGgtccctctgttttttttttatctaatttttaaatgtttggTCGGAGTCGCATCAACATTTTGCCAAATcactataaaatattattttaaaataatttataaattaaaatctaaaaaataaattttaaaaatacaatatgagaaaaaaaaaaaaaaagaaaaaaaaaaagtaaaaagctaCCCAACATCTAAGGAGGATCCCCACCGTTGACCAGTCTATCCCATTTAAAACTTTTGGCGCCTACTACCTTAGTCACGtagagtgtttttttaaaaaaaaaaaaaaagaaaaaagaaaaaagaaaaagaaaaaaagagagagggaaaaatatttaagaataataattaagttTTGGAGCTATTTGAAGTGAGAGTactaagtataattttttttatccttagTTTATGtctattatagttattataatttaaattatatcaatatAATGTCTAAATTGATGTGGAAAGTGTGGTTGAATATTTCAGGGaattatattatattcaatcattcttttaaaattataaatacgcCCTTGTGCTACCAAAATATTATTAGATATTTTACAATAAAGTCATTGTAATACCCAAGTAATGATAgaggttttaaataaatattatattattgccGTAGTAATGCTCGTATGAAAAATACATGAAAATGCTACATAGTTGTTATGATACCCAAATAATACTAAAATATTTTAGATATGTCGTTATGATGCTTAAGTTGTATTATGACATTGTAAACATGTCGTTATGCTGCCCGAATTTttaggatttaaaaaaaaaaaaaagaggcttaggaatgagaaataaataatataggtTAATATGAAGGTACAATATTAATGCAGAAAGTATATGAAGATGCATAAAATCATCTAAAGAGTATAAGCCTAAACTATAAGTTCAAACTTATTGACCTtgcaatattttataaaagcatgttatatatattttcttgagccatattattttaaatatatgtatgaatatattttaatatgttttatatatgtgttaaatgaaaatatgttttcaaatgaaattatttatgaaaagagattgagttttggaaagaaaaatgtgaattgcaaaaatgataattttatatgAAATTATGTACGAATGCATGTAAAGGCTAAGTGGTTAGGTGGGGATTATGCGCCTAACACCCCGATGTTAGGAGGGAGAAACAAAGTTGCCTAATAGCCTAGCGGTTGAATGGGATAACACTTAACAAACACCTGAGGATAAGTAAGAATATAAATTCACTTATTTTTATGATAATATGTTATGTTCTGCAATATTATGTGCTTAAAGTATGTTAATTTTAACTGACATTTTACTCATCATGTTATGAACTGTTTTATTACTTCGTGTTATGAAATATAGAGTTAATTATGTAGtaagaaaatacaaagaaatatatttatgttttatatacAATATATCAAATTGTCTATCACATGGTTTCCTAGTTagtcatatttttattgaaaactcCTTTGTGAAAACCTTACATATGTGGCTGTCTAATAAACACTAGTgatgagatattttataaacaacTAAGGGTTCATATTATAAATAGTCAGTTTGTTTGAACTTGTTGAGCCGTGGACTCACCCTTCCGCCTATAATTTTTATAGATGCGGttggagaggaaaaagaaaacgcGGACCTGTTTGAATCTTCGATCTATGATGAGTGAGGCTGACTGGAAACCTCAATTTTTGAAAAGACTGACGTACTTTAAGTCTATGGTGAAAATACTTGTAGTATTATATGCGTGTATTTTAGTATGCCACTTATGACAACCTCTTATTTACGGTCTGTTGTTAATAATTAACCCTGTAAAAGATATAGCCTGCTGCTTGGTGGAAAACTAAATTCTTGGATGttgatatatatgtgtgtgtgaagtTTTAATTAGATGCTTTAGTATAATTATACTTTTGAGAAGAactctgatatatatatttttaaaaaaaaaaatttgttgctaTTTTATGTAGTAATATtatgtgtaattttaaataattacactTATGGCTTGCTTAGAAAGCTTGGGGCGCTCCACCATGCCGATCTCTGCGTCCCCACCTGCAGCCCCAACCGCGGCCATGTTTTGCTGAGAGCCCCTGGCCTTTTCTTTGCCCCTAGGTTTCGCCTGCGATTGTTGTGGTTCCTTGCctctattttgaaaaaaagagagagaaaaaaaggttCAGTTTGTGTGGTGAATGGGTAGtcaacaattaaaaagaaaccaaaaaaaaaattaaaaaacggtTGAAAAGAAGAAGCCAAAGAGACATATGATTACCCATAGTTGGCCTAGTTATTTGGTTTATTGTTGATTCTGTTGTTAAcccataactttttttttagccCAATTTATTTGGCACTTCTGTTATTATTTAAAGACCGAGACCCATTTAAGGCACATGGTTTGCCTCATTTCAATCATTTGTTGGGTTTCATTTCGGCTCATAATTGGTCCTTTTTTGATTCATTGTTTGGCCCAAATTTTTTGGCATATTTTTGTTAGAGGACCATCTCCGGTCATTGTCTTTGACATCAACTTCAGTCATCGCCACCAACTCCAATGAGTTTTTGGCCATCATCTCCGGCCTCCCTCGCCAAACGCTAACATCTTTTAAGGGATGTTAAAATAAATTACGACATTTGATTTTAGCATTGAtcgtaatcaaatcaaattagatttgaatacatttaaGTGATCTCGCatactattttgtattctcCCCACCTTCCGATAAATAGGAATTCATTGTATTGTAAACTCATCAAGgaataagagtaaaaatataGCCCCTAAGGCTTTTTATCATGTAAATGTTGGTCATAAACAAAACTAAgtgtctattttattattttgctatctttctttaatttcataGCTTTATATCTTCTTTCAAGAGTCAATAATTTGGGGGCATCTCGGTGTTTGAATAGTATTCTAAACCCAAGTTGGACATTGATTCTCACTCTTTTTGCAGGTATAGTATAGCTTAGACTTAATTTAGATGGCAAAGAATAAAGTTGTTGA contains the following coding sequences:
- the LOC133858569 gene encoding pentatricopeptide repeat-containing protein At4g02750-like translates to MFFFNYRPTQALKLTQKLSPKLTITLSLANPKFFTRNHTTTTPPNLKPLNSRISSYIRNGLVEEAQKLFDKMPQRNTVTWNAMIRGYFLNGRFDKAVDLFERMPERDTFSYNTVIAGLMQCGDVDGARGVFDGMPFRDVVTWNSMVAGYIRNGMMYEAVQVFDGTPLKDVISWNLVLGGLVNCGNLDLAEEYFRRMSARNIVSWTIMISGLASAGRIVEARELFENMPMRDVRPWNAMMVGYIENGHIEIAEDLFQKMPERDFQSCNELVSGLVRSERVNDAIRLFMEMPQKCQKTWNSILLELIRNRLSKEAHAFLEKFPYSDVVSWTNLIVGYFRLGEVGSAIKIFEWMPTRDATLWNATIFGLGENGQGEEGLKLFIRMKESGPSLDKATFTSVLTICSDLPTLLFGKQAHAEVIKAGFNSFIAVSNALLTMYARCGNMHSAMMEFYSMSSHDIISWNSIICGFAHHGNGEKAIQMFERMRLSDVMPNHITFVGVLSACSHAGLVDQGRYYFNLMKSKCCLQPTSEHFTCVVDLLGRAGLIDEAMIFLDQMRADGIEVPASVWGALLGACRIYKNIEVGKIAGERILEVEPCNSGVYLILVELFLSWGRKHDAEKIRARMKEKGVKKQPGCSWIEVNNCVHIFLSGDGSHPELGRMCCVLDLIHMEMEIKS
- the LOC133858543 gene encoding uncharacterized protein LOC133858543; its protein translation is MEKTKYPKVKVREQDDREDLKGISLLPMNGGSCFPVKDHEDISPPYVAKIPASYVPSVLMSTTSVSEGLIMPTISVSEEAEKNDNFFEEDDKINIRVSSILRPRAVLSSPDNDAVIGNKNRMKVKQPSALKNHNLVQSRHVRCKVISSKITESPINTRYSKDADDSKSDIRGNKGLATAAPSQKSYLRTKKSSSVRTLV